One window of the Zea mays cultivar B73 chromosome 3, Zm-B73-REFERENCE-NAM-5.0, whole genome shotgun sequence genome contains the following:
- the LOC111591152 gene encoding uncharacterized protein: protein MFGSVIDSTQVRPERSRPSRSSSRGPRSSTQGNAELIRVQEALRRQEEYNKQQQEYWAAQFARQQEMMQQIALGQRPDFSAMTMPPPPPIPQFVPTPQFSWPTPAPQVPPGNLLTPGNEDSEDAVASFVDGLLNSGGASGSNQPHPFDQPPPFE, encoded by the exons ATGTTTGGTAGTGTTATCGACTCGACTCAGGTGAGGCCTGAAAGGTCTCGCCCATCGAGGTCGTCTAGCCGTGGTCCTCGCTCTAGTACCCAAGGAAACGCCGAGCTGATCCGGGTGCAGGAAGCTTTGAGGCGGCAGGAGGAGTATAACAAGCAACAACAAGAGTACTGGGCTGCTCAATTTGCACGACAGCAGGAGATGATGCAG CAAATAGCACTAGGGCAACGTCCAGATTTTTCAGCGATGACTATGCCACCTCCTCCACCTATCCCGCAGTTTGTACCGACTCCACAATTTAGTTGGCCCACACCTGCACCTCAG GTCCCTCCAGGAAACTTGCTAACTCCGGGAAATGAGGACTCTGAAGATGCGGTCGCTTCTTTTGTGGACGGTCTTCTAAATAGCGGAGGAGCTAGCGGATCAAATCAACCCCATCCATTTGATCAACCTCCTCCATTTGAGTAG